ATTTGCAGCTAGGTGCAGTAAATGGTTCTGTTTGGCATGGTCAAGTGAGCGGTGTGAGATTCAATAACATTCAATTGAATCAGGTTAAGTGGGAGCTTGAACCGTCGTCATTACTACTCGGTGAGTTGGCAGGCAATGTACAGTTTGGTAATGCGAGAGATAAAAATGAGATCTCAGGAAAAGCCAATTTCTCATCGAATTTAGTCAGTAAATCCGTGACGGTAAATAACGCCTCACTTCGTTTCAGTGTTGAGCAGGCTATGGATCAAGTAACTCTGCCATTGCCGGTTGATGCCAAAGGGCGCGTTATTGTCAATGTGAAGGAGTACCAAAGTGGTGCACCGTACTGCGAAGGACTAAATGGTGAGATAAGTAGTCCAAATATTGATGTGAAAGGCATGAATGGTTGGTTTAGTATCGGCGACCTTAGTGGTCAGCTCGATTGTAAATCAGGAGATATTGCCGTGGTTGTTGACCCTGAAAATCGTCTGGGCTTACAGGCTGATGCGACACTAGCTGCCAATTTCCAGTTTCGCGTGTCTGGTAATGTCAAGCCAGATGCAAGTCTACCAAAAGAAGTACACGATGCTGTTAAGTTTTTGGGTAGACCGGATGGCGAAGGTCGTTACCCTGTAAACTTATAACACACTTCTGTCATATCAGATCTTAGTTAACCTGAACTGGAGAATGGATTGTGATTCCTAGTTCAGGTCTATTAATCTAATCTCGGGTTAGTTATTAATAAGTATTTTTGTAGGTGCTGTTACTGCGCCTAAGTTCAAGGCTACACTATGCACGATTTCTCTTTTACTGCAGCGCATCAGCTGAATTTGGAAAACTACTTTTCTGCGCGCAAGCTTTCTATTGATATCGCTTTTTTACAAGGATATTTATTCGCTACCTGCATAGACCCAAACGGTATAGAGGTCGAAAAGTGGCTTAAAGCTTTGACTAATGCTGATCCCGAGCTGGATGAAAGCGTTGCATTTGCATTGATGGCTTTGCATCATGAGATTTCTGAGCAGGTATATGAAACTGAATTTCAATTACCTTGGAGTGGTGAAACGCCACTTGATCAGAAAATTAATTGGGCCGAAGGATTCTTAATGGCGGCGACGCCCTTTTATGAGCAATTGATGTCCAGTCCGCTCGCTGATGATATTAAACAGGCTTTGCAAGTTAGCACCGAGCAACTGGGGCTTTTTGCACTTGGCGAGCAACAGTTAACGATTTATTGTGAAAAGGTAGGGCAGTCACTGACTGAGTTTCAACTAACTCAAGCGCAATTGGCTGACGAGTTCGCCGCTTCTTATGCTGAGTTAGTTGAAGTTGCCGCCGTTAATAGTGGGTTATTTGAATAATCTTACGCGAGATCTAACTCGATAAATGTGCAACCCTGTTGGCATTGTGCCACAGCTTTATTTGACGTCGATTGGCTTAAGCTGAGTACAATGGGTTGCTGACAGCTTGGGCAGTTGACAACACGTCCTTGACTAAGCTTCTTGATGAGCGCTTTTTGATCATTAAAGGATTTTGCTGACTTTTTATTTAATTGACTAAAGTCCATTATAATCCCTTCGCTTCATGAATGGCTTGCTCTGCAATTTCACAGATTTTGACGAGATCAGGGCCGTAAAAATATAAGTTATAGTCGTTTTCTTTACAATATTTTAGATGGAAAAGCCTTACTTTTTCATCCGTAGCAAGGGCTTCGTCAATGTAGCGTTTTTCGTCATCTGTCATGGTAATTGCCTTTATGACATTGGCTCTGGCAATTCTTGCAGTCGTGCTGCGTTGTACTTTGCTGGACTCGCTGAGCACTTCAACGCCTTGACCGAGTAATCTGTCCCTTGGCTCTTTAATCAATGGATGATCCACAGTAAACAGAGCAACGACTATAATGGCTAATACTAAGAATTTTTTCATAATCTGACACTGATTTGATCTAGCTAACAAAAATCTTGGCCCTAGTGTAATAAACTTGTCTGTCAGGTCGCAACAAATCTCTCATCATTTATGGTGGGTTTTAGCTCAACTTACTATTAATCATAGAGTTTCAAAGCGTATAATAGTAAGCGCTAAACTATGTCATGGGGCACACTGCAATAGTTTAGCCTGTATTTTTCAAGGTCACTGTAGCAAGTGCATCTCGTTCCAAAGCACTAAGGAGCTTCTATGGAGAACGAAAGAATCAAGGTTAAAAACATACCGTCTGAAGTAAAAATTCAAAAGCCAACAGGTGGCACTGAAGGGAAATCGCTCAATAGCTCTACTCCCGATCGGTTTAACCCTCGCAATCGCATATATGTCCGAGCGGTGTCAGGTCTACATCAATTGCTAAGAAGGCGTATCGGCTTCATTGGTATGTTGGCATTTATGGCATTACCTTGGTTGAATTTTCACGGTCATCAGGCGGTGTTATTCGATATTTTTGCGCAGAAGTTTAATATTTTCGGCATGACGCTATGGCCACAAGATCTGACTATCTTTGCGTTTATTCTGATGATAGCTGCATTTGCTCTGTTCTTGGTAACCACCTTCTATGGCCGGGTATGGTGCGGCTACACCTGCCCGCAAACTGTTTGGACGTTTATCTTTATTTGGTTTGAAGAAAAGTTTGAAGGAACGGCAAACCAACGGAAAAAACTAGATCAGAGACCAATGGATTTTGACAAGTTTTGGCGAAAAACGGCAAAACACGGCAGCTGGATACTCTTTTCACTCTATACCGCAATCACTTTTGTTGGTTACTTTACCCCAATCCGCTCATTGATCCCTGATTTACTTACTTTTTCAGCTGGCTTCTATTCTGTCATTAGCATCATCGTGTTTACCATTTGTACTTATGGTAATGCGGGTTGGATGAGAGAAATTATGTGTTTACACATCTGTCCTTACTCCCGCTTCCAATCAGCCATGTTTGATAAGGATACGTTTACCGTTGCCTATGATAGCGAACGAGGGGAGAGTCGAGGTCCTCGAGGGCGCAAACAAGATCCAAAAGAGCTAGGTCTAGGTGATTGTATCGATTGCAACCTGTGCGTTCAGGTGTGTCCTACCGGTATAGATATTCGTAATGGCTTGCAATATGAGTGCATCAACTGTGGTGCGTGTATTGATGCCTGTGATGGTGTAATGGACAAGATGAACTACCCGCGTGGATTGATTGCTTATACCACAGAGCGCAATTTAGAATCATCTAGCGAAAAGACCAAACCAGTACGTGGTAAATTAATCGGTTATTTAATGATTCTGGTTGTCATCACAGGCGCATTAGTTGCAAACATTGCGATGCGTAAGCCGATGGATCTTGATATTATTCGTGATAGAAATCAGCTTTATCGTGTCAATATTGAAGGGTTGGTAGAAAACACCTATACCTTGAAAGTGATAAACAAAGCGCAAGTTGAGCAGAGATTTTCTATTGCAATAACGGGTCTCAGTAATTATCAAGTGATTGGTAAGCAAGAGGTGCACTTAGCTGCAGGCACGACATTAGATGTGCCACTCTCTGTTGTGATTGATCCGTATGATTTGAAAAAGCCAGTAACTGAATTTGAGTTCGTGCTTATTAACCAAGACGATCCTGAAGAGCGGCTGGCACAGCCAACCAATTTCTTCAAGGGAAGATAATAAAGTAAGGTAAAAGCGAGGTATTAAACCTCGCTTTTTTATAAACATTATGAACGATTTTAGTTTTAACGCGCTGACACCGGATCTTATTTTAGATGCGATTGAGGCACTTGAGATATATCCAACAACGGGGTTATTAGCTTTAAACAGCTATGAAAACCGTGTTTATCAATTTGGTGCTGAGGATGGCAAGCGTTATGTGGTGAAGTTTTACCGCCCAGCGCGTTGGACGGATGAACAAATTCTCGAAGAACATGAGTTCGCGCTGGCAGCGAAAGAAGCTGAAGTGCCTGTTGTAGCACCTTTACTTATTACTGGACGTAGCCTGCATTTTCATGAAGGTTATCGGTATACTTTGTTTCCAAGTGTAGGTGGACGCCAGTTCGAGCTAGACAATCTAGACCACTTGGAAATTTTAGGCCGCTACCTTGGACGCCTGCATTGTCTGTCAGCTGAGCGAGCATTCGAATATAGACCAGAACTCAATACCCAGCGTTTTTTTGTTGATGCGCAACAAGCACTGCTAAAAAGCCAGTTAGTGCCTAGTCATTTGCATACTCCATTTGTTACTATTCTTGAGCAAGTTATTAACAAAGCAGCATCAAAGTATCGAGTTGCGAAAACGCTTCGGCTTCATGGTGATTGCCATGCTGGGAATCTGTTGTGGTCCAGAGATCAATTGATGTTGGTGGATCTTGACGATTGTCAGCAAGGCCCTGCAATACAAGACTTGTGGATGATGTTAAATGGAGACCGCAACGAGCAGTTGGTACAGTTAGATACCCTGCTTACGGGTTACGAAGAATTTATGCCGTTTGATTCAAAAGAGCTCGCATTAATTGAGCCATTACGCGCCATGAGAATGGTGAATTATATGGCTTGGTTGGCACAGCGCTGGCAGGATCCTGCATTTGAACGGAACTTTTCTTGGTTTGCGACAGACAAATACTGGGAACAACAGATCCTAGCCTTAAAAGAGCAGTTTGCCGCACTAGATGAACCAAGTTTGAGCCTATTTCCTTAAAATTAGAGAGAGTAACATGCTAAAAAAATTAAGAATCGCATTAGTCGCACTACTTTTGCCCATTGCTGCGATGGCTTCAGACTTTACCGAAGGAGAGCATTATACAACCTTAGCGACCGAACAGAGCAAGTCACAGAAGGTTACCGAGTTTTTCTCTTTTTACTGCCCTCATTGTTTCCGCTTTGAGCCAATTGCAAAGGCGATTGAAAAGAACTTACCTGAGGGAGCTCACTTTGAAAAAAGCCATGTAAACTTTTTGCGTGGTATCCCTACAGAAACTCAGAGTAATCTTAGTTATGCCTATATTATTGCTGAACAAGCAGGCAAAGCGGATGTTATCGCTGAAAAGATTTTTAATGCTATTCATGTTGAAAGAAACAAACTGTTAGACATTAAAGATTTAAAAACGTTAATGGAGTTGAATGGTATATCTGCTGAAAAGTTTGACCAGGCTGTAACGAGCATACCAGTGATTAGTGCCGAAAATAACATGCTTAAAGCACAAGAAAAGTTTTCTGAAGCAGGGGCACTTACGGGTGTTCCAACTTTTATCGTAAATGACAAGTACAGAATCGAGATGAAAGGTATCAAGAGTCAAGAACAGCTTGATGAATTGATCGCATATCTATTAAAAAAATAAGGACTGGAGAAAGTTAGTATGTTGAAAGTATTAAAAGGCTTAGCGGTTGCACTAATGTTTCCTCTTTTAGCTCAGGCTGCACCATATGAAGAGGGTGTACATTATGAAGTTATTGCGGAGCGTGGTACGAAAAAGCCTGAGGTGATGGAGTATTTTTCTTTTTATTGTCCAGCCTGTAACGCGATGGAAAACTTAATCGTTGATGTTAAACCAAAACTGGACGAGGGCGTTAAATTTAAAAAGAGTCATATAGATTTTGTTGGACCAAGGGAGCCTGAGATCCAACAGATGTTGGCGCAAGCGCTTGCGACTGCTGAAGTACTACCACAAAAAGACAAGATAATTGCAGCCATGTTTAACCATATTCATGGCAAGCGTGCAAAAATCAATGAGCTTGCTGACGTAAAGGATATCTTTATCGCGCAAGGCGTAGAAGCTGAAAAGTTCGATAAATTGTACGCAAGCTTTGCCGTCCGTACTAAAACATCGAAAATGCAGCGTATGCAAAAAACACTGTCAGACAAAGGTGCACTTACAGGCGTGCCAACGTTTATCGTGAATGGTAAATACAAGTTGTTGTTACGTGAATCAGGAACAACCAAAGCTGACCAAATTGCTGCGCTGGTAAATTATTTAGCAAAGCAATAAACGCTGATTTGTATTAGACTAGCCCTGCAATTGTTGCGGGGCTTTTTTATGTTTAAGATTTTAGTTTCTAGTTGTTTATTAGGTTATCCGGTGAGGTATGACGCCTCTTCACAAAGCCTTCAAGACAATACATTACAGTATTGGCGGCAAAAAAATTGGGTCTTACCGCTATGCCCTGAAGTATCAGGTGGTTTACCAACACCTCGTCCATCGGCTGAAATAATAGATGGTAAAGTTTTGAGTAAACAAGGGGGGATTTTACCGCGGCGTTTGAACTCGGTGCTAAAAAAGCGCTTGCGGCTTGCCTTCAGCACGATATAAAGTTTGCGTTGTTAAAGGAGTCCAGTCCGTCTTGCGGCAGCAATCTGATTTACGATGGTAGTCATACAGGTAAAAAAATAGTAGGGCAGGGGCTGACGGCGTCTTTATTGCAGCAATCCGGTATTCAAGTCTTTAGCGAAACTCAACTGCCAGCACTTATTACAGCGATGGCAGCCAGTCGTTAATCGTTATCAATCACTTTCTCACTAAGTAAACGCCAGATTCAATATGATGGGTATAGGGGAATTGATCGAAAATCGCCATACGTGCGATTTTATGTGTTTCACACAACAAGGCTAAATCACGTTCTAACGTTTCTGGATTACATGAGATATAAATAATATTGTCGTAGTTGCTGACTAGGCGACAGGTCAGTTCA
The sequence above is a segment of the Pseudoalteromonas piscicida genome. Coding sequences within it:
- a CDS encoding type II secretion system protein N, producing the protein MKKTLSLLIIFLLAFIIFSAFTMPAAVLLQVFKGQLPANLQLGAVNGSVWHGQVSGVRFNNIQLNQVKWELEPSSLLLGELAGNVQFGNARDKNEISGKANFSSNLVSKSVTVNNASLRFSVEQAMDQVTLPLPVDAKGRVIVNVKEYQSGAPYCEGLNGEISSPNIDVKGMNGWFSIGDLSGQLDCKSGDIAVVVDPENRLGLQADATLAANFQFRVSGNVKPDASLPKEVHDAVKFLGRPDGEGRYPVNL
- a CDS encoding UPF0149 family protein, which codes for MHDFSFTAAHQLNLENYFSARKLSIDIAFLQGYLFATCIDPNGIEVEKWLKALTNADPELDESVAFALMALHHEISEQVYETEFQLPWSGETPLDQKINWAEGFLMAATPFYEQLMSSPLADDIKQALQVSTEQLGLFALGEQQLTIYCEKVGQSLTEFQLTQAQLADEFAASYAELVEVAAVNSGLFE
- the ccoG gene encoding cytochrome c oxidase accessory protein CcoG, whose translation is MENERIKVKNIPSEVKIQKPTGGTEGKSLNSSTPDRFNPRNRIYVRAVSGLHQLLRRRIGFIGMLAFMALPWLNFHGHQAVLFDIFAQKFNIFGMTLWPQDLTIFAFILMIAAFALFLVTTFYGRVWCGYTCPQTVWTFIFIWFEEKFEGTANQRKKLDQRPMDFDKFWRKTAKHGSWILFSLYTAITFVGYFTPIRSLIPDLLTFSAGFYSVISIIVFTICTYGNAGWMREIMCLHICPYSRFQSAMFDKDTFTVAYDSERGESRGPRGRKQDPKELGLGDCIDCNLCVQVCPTGIDIRNGLQYECINCGACIDACDGVMDKMNYPRGLIAYTTERNLESSSEKTKPVRGKLIGYLMILVVITGALVANIAMRKPMDLDIIRDRNQLYRVNIEGLVENTYTLKVINKAQVEQRFSIAITGLSNYQVIGKQEVHLAAGTTLDVPLSVVIDPYDLKKPVTEFEFVLINQDDPEERLAQPTNFFKGR
- a CDS encoding serine/threonine protein kinase, with amino-acid sequence MNDFSFNALTPDLILDAIEALEIYPTTGLLALNSYENRVYQFGAEDGKRYVVKFYRPARWTDEQILEEHEFALAAKEAEVPVVAPLLITGRSLHFHEGYRYTLFPSVGGRQFELDNLDHLEILGRYLGRLHCLSAERAFEYRPELNTQRFFVDAQQALLKSQLVPSHLHTPFVTILEQVINKAASKYRVAKTLRLHGDCHAGNLLWSRDQLMLVDLDDCQQGPAIQDLWMMLNGDRNEQLVQLDTLLTGYEEFMPFDSKELALIEPLRAMRMVNYMAWLAQRWQDPAFERNFSWFATDKYWEQQILALKEQFAALDEPSLSLFP
- a CDS encoding thiol:disulfide interchange protein DsbA/DsbL; translated protein: MLKKLRIALVALLLPIAAMASDFTEGEHYTTLATEQSKSQKVTEFFSFYCPHCFRFEPIAKAIEKNLPEGAHFEKSHVNFLRGIPTETQSNLSYAYIIAEQAGKADVIAEKIFNAIHVERNKLLDIKDLKTLMELNGISAEKFDQAVTSIPVISAENNMLKAQEKFSEAGALTGVPTFIVNDKYRIEMKGIKSQEQLDELIAYLLKK
- a CDS encoding thiol:disulfide interchange protein DsbA/DsbL, giving the protein MLKVLKGLAVALMFPLLAQAAPYEEGVHYEVIAERGTKKPEVMEYFSFYCPACNAMENLIVDVKPKLDEGVKFKKSHIDFVGPREPEIQQMLAQALATAEVLPQKDKIIAAMFNHIHGKRAKINELADVKDIFIAQGVEAEKFDKLYASFAVRTKTSKMQRMQKTLSDKGALTGVPTFIVNGKYKLLLRESGTTKADQIAALVNYLAKQ